A single region of the Glycine max cultivar Williams 82 chromosome 20, Glycine_max_v4.0, whole genome shotgun sequence genome encodes:
- the LOC100811466 gene encoding uncharacterized protein — protein sequence MASSSIITPEDVLESLMNDGTIDALRLKIINQLKANEELKSTTIKMAEQSKVLNTPGAEKQTKRELFDALRQELEASVLEKASKSVWDLILDNNGLGKEISEMVERVFCRLSGQEPPLFPLPNGQPQPDKETDNRKEKGKGKQKENENRNSNTPSKKRSFSEINLDGADETATWSSDPAVVLEGSGKSPLSISKT from the exons ATGGCTTCATCCTCGATAATCACTCCCGAAGATGTATTGGAGTCGCTAATGAACGACGGCACAATTGATGCCCTCAGATTGAAGATCATCAACCAGCTCAAAGCCAAT gagGAATTGAAGAGTACTACCATAAAGATGGCTGAGCAGAGTAAGGTTCTGAACACCCCTGGGGCTGAGAAACAGACCAAAAGAGAGCTCTTTGATGCGCTTCGGCAAGAGCTCGA AGCTTCTGTACTTGAAAAAGCCTCAAAATCAGTTTGGGATTTAATTTTAGACAATAATGGCCTGGGTAAGGAGATAAGTGAAATGGTTGAGCGAGTGTTTTGTAGATTGAGTGGCCAGGAGCCTCCATTATTTCCACTTCCGAATGGACAACCACAACCTGATAAGGAGACTgacaacagaaaagaaaaaggaaaaggaaagcaGAAGGAAAACGAAAACAGGAATTCAAATACTCCATCTAAGAAAAGAAGCTTCAGTGAAATAAATTTGGATGGAGCAGATGAAACTGCAACCTGGTCCTCTGATCCTGCAGTAGTATTGGAAGGTTCTGGCAAATCGCCTCTATCAATTTCAAAGACTTGA
- the LOC100790926 gene encoding RNA pseudouridine synthase 1 — translation MFSVNPKPFSAVAVAMSGSHSQQAQPKSPIPTENYPVPLSPPLPPISKQLELSRAMSAASNSSLFSLSPADILYHDDHLIAVNKHPGIYCETLLSSLASQSHQLHLANRLDRDTTGVLLLTKSHKVAAKLVKAFTDHKVKKTYIALCTGPPPNWERVTLRSGHGRSKFGAWRVYAASDVGRALPGGSVVRSMETSFELLSVNRKGNFREVSDSEFGNVEGENVLVVEEKAVKEDGNNESEIVVRAYPRSGRTHQIRLHCQYLGISIVGDVKYEGVYEWKGTTHHAHHLHAETLSFEHPVTGLHVKLRAPLPPWATHAFQP, via the coding sequence ATGTTCTCTGTGAACCCCAAACCCTTCTCCGCCGTAGCCGTAGCCATGTCAGGGTCACACTCACAGCAAGCCCAACCAAAATCCCCAATCCCCACAGAGAATTACCCAGTCCCACTGTCCCCTCCTCTCCCCCCAATCTCGAAACAACTGGAACTGAGCAGGGCCATGAGCGCCGCTTCAAACTCCAGCCTCTTCTCCCTCTCCCCCGCCGATATCCTCTACCACGACGACCACCTCATCGCAGTCAACAAGCACCCCGGAATCTACTGCGAGACCCTCCTCTCCTCCCTCGCCTCCCAATCCCACCAGCTCCACCTCGCTAATCGACTCGACCGCGACACCACCGGCGTATTGCTCCTAACAAAGTCCCACAAGGTCGCCGCCAAGCTCGTCAAGGCCTTCACCGATCACAAGGTTAAGAAAACTTACATTGCCCTCTGCACTGGTCCTCCTCCAAATTGGGAACGGGTCACCCTCAGATCCGGTCACGGTAGGTCCAAGTTCGGCGCCTGGCGAGTCTACGCTGCCTCCGACGTCGGGCGTGCGCTACCGGGCGGCTCGGTTGTCCGCTCCATGGAGACTTCCTTCGAGTTGTTATCGGTAAACAGAAAAGGGAACTTCAGGGAAGTCTCTGATTCAGAATTCGGGAACGTTGAGGGTGAAAATGTCTTAGTGGTTGAAGAAAAGGCGGTGAAAGAGGATGGTAACAACGAGAGCGAGATAGTGGTGAGAGCGTATCCTCGGAGTGGAAGAACGCATCAGATTCGGTTGCACTGTCAATACCTAGGGATTTCTATAGTGGGAGATGTGAAATATGAGGGTGTGTACGAGTGGAAAGGCACCACTCATCATGCACATCACCTTCACGCAGAAACCTTGTCATTTGAACATCCTGTTACTGGTCTTCACGTTAAGCTACGTGCTCCTCTACCACCATGGGCAACTCACGCGTTTCAGCCTTGA
- the LOC100812548 gene encoding pyrophosphate-energized vacuolar membrane proton pump 1, translating into MVVLSEGLTQILIPVTAFIGIGFALLQWLLVSRVRVSSADHTEADNGYRKSLMGDSELENGVQSVEVTNKCTEIQHAISVGATSFLFTEYKYLTIFMGVFGAIIFVFLGSVKGFSTQSEPCTYNEGNICKPALANAIFSTVAFLLGALTSVLSGFLGMKIATYANARTTLEARKGIGKAFVIAFRSGAVMGFLLSANGLLVLYITINLFKLYYGDDWEGLYESITGYGLGGSSMALFGRVGGGIYTKAADVGADLVGKVEHNIPEDDPRNPAVIADNVGDNVGDIAGMGSDLFGSYAESSCAALFVASISSFGTNHDHTAMSYPLIISSMGIVVCLITTLFATDLFEIKNVSQIEPSLKRQLLISTILMTAGIAIVSFTALPSEFTLYNFGAKKVVKNWHLFFCVAIGLWAGLAIGYITEYYTSNAYSPVQDVADSCRTGASTNVIFGLALGYKSVIIPVFAIAIAIYVSFSLAAMYGIAVAALGMLSTMATSLAIDAYGPISDNAGGIAEMAGMRHEIRERTDALDAAGNTTAAIGKGFAIGSAALVSLALFGAYVSRAGIKTVNVMTPKVFIGLIVGAMLPYWFSAMTMKSVGSAALKMVEEVRRQFNTIPGLLEGRAKPDYANCVKISTDASLKEMIPPGALVLLTPLIAGTFFGVETLAGVLAGSLISGVQVAISASNTGGAWDNAKKYIEAGTTPHAVSLGPKGSDAHKAAVIGDTVGDPLKDTSGPSLNILIKLMAVESLVFAPFFAAHGGLIFKLL; encoded by the exons ATGGTTGTGCTGAGCGAGGGTCTTACACAAATTCTAATACCTGTGACTGCGTTTATTGGAATTGGGTTTGCTTTGCTTCAATGGCTTTTGGTGTCAAGGGTCAGAGTCTCTTCTGCTGATCACACGGAAGCAGACAACGGATATAGAAAAAGCTTAATGGGAGATTCAGAGTTGGAGAATGGTGTTCAGAGTGTTGAAGTTACCAATAAGTGTACTGAAATCCAGCATGCCATTTCTGTTG GAGCTACTTCATTTTTGTTTACCGAGTATAAGTACCTGACTATCTTCATGGGAGTGTTTGGTGCAATAATTTTCGTCTTTCTGGGATCTGTGAAGGGCTTTAGTACACAAAGTGAACCTTGCACTTACAATGAAGGCAATATTTGTAAACCAGCACTTGCTAATGCCATCTTTAGCACCGTTGCATTCTTGCTTGGTGCTCTAACCTCTGTCCTTTCTGGCTTTCTTGGAATGAAGATTGCGACCTATGCCAATGCTAGAACTACTCTTGAAGCAAGGAAAGGAATAGGAAAGGCTTTTGTTATTGCTTTCCGGTCTGGTGCAGTGATGGGCTTTCTTCTTTCTGCAAATGGCCTGTTGGTGCTATACATCACcatcaatttatttaaactgTATTATGGAGATGACTGGGAGGGACTTTACGAGTCTATCACCGGCTATGGCCTTGGAGGTTCATCAATGGCACTCTTTGGAAGAGTTGGAGGTGGCATATACACCAAAGCAGCTGATGTTGGTGCTGACCTGGTGGGGAAAGTTGAACACAATATCCCTGAAGATGATCCGCGCAACCCAGCT GTTATTGCAGACAACGTAGGAGACAATGTTGGAGATATCGCTGGGATGGGTTCAGACTTATTTGGGTCTTATGCAGAATCATCATGTGCAGCTTTATTTGTAGCATCCATATCATCGTTTGGAACAAATCATGATCACACAGCCATGTCATATCCTCTCATCATAAGCTCCATGGGAATTGTGGTTTGCTTGATTACGACTCTTTTTGCAACTGATCtgtttgaaattaaaaacgTGAGCCAAATAGAACCATCCTTGAAAAGACAGCTTCTTATCTCAACTATATTAATGACTGCTGGTATTGCCATAGTCAGCTTCACTGCCTTACCATCAGAATTTACCCTCTataactttggagccaaaaagGTTGTCAAAAACTG GCACCTTTTCTTCTGTGTTGCTATTGGCTTATGGGCTGGACTTGCAATTGGGTACATTACAGAGTACTACACTAGCAATGCTTACAG CCCAGTTCAAGATGTGGCAGATTCCTGCAGAACTGGAGCTTCAACAAATGTGATTTTTGGATTGGCACTGGGATATAAATCAGTCATTATTCCCGTATTTGCTATTGCTATTGCTATTTATGTAAGCTTCAGCCTGGCCGCTATGTATGGAATTGCTGTTGCTGCACTTGGAATGCTCAGTACCATGGCCACTAGTCTTGCCATCGATGCTTATGGTCCAATCAGTGATAATGCTGGGGGTATTGCTGAAATGGCTGGAATGAGACATGAGATACGCGAAAGAACTGATGCTCTCGATGCTGCTGGAAACACCACAGCCGCTATAGGGAAG GGTTTTGCTATTGGATCAGCTGCACTTGTGTCTCTTGCATTGTTTGGTGCTTATGTGAGCAGAGCAGGCATCAAAACAGTGAATGTGATGACCCCAAAAGTTTTTATAGGTTTGATTGTGGGAGCAATGCTTCCCTACTGGTTTTCAGCCATGACAATGAAGAGTGTCGGGAGTGCAGCTCTCAAAATGGTTGAAGAAGTTCGTAGGCAATTCAATACCATTCCCGGTCTTTTAGAAGGAAGAGCAAAACCCGATTATGCAAATTGTGTAAAAATTTCCACTGACGCCTCACTTAAGGAGATGATCCCTCCTGGTGCATTGGTTTTGCTTACGCCACTTATTGCCGGAACATTCTTTGGGGTAGAGACTCTTGCTGGGGTTCTTGCTGGTTCACTCATTTCCGGTGTGCAG GTGGCAATTTCAGCTTCAAACACTGGTGGTGCATGGGATAACGCCAAGAAATACATAGAG GCTGGTACTACCCCACATGCTGTATCACTTGGTCCAAAAGGCTCTGATGCTCACAAAGCAGCTGTCATAGGTGACACTGTTGGAGACCCTCTTAAAGATACTTCGGGTCCCTCACTTAACATTTTGATCAAGCTCATGGCAGTTGAATCATTGGTATTTGCTCCATTCTTTGCAGCTCATGGAGGCTTAATCTTTAAATTACTCTGA
- the LOC100811997 gene encoding calreticulin isoform X1 — protein MTMAFRVRNPDLRFLILLSLLSITSAKVFFEERFDDGWGNRWVKSDWKKDENLAGEWNHTSGQWNGDANDKGIQTSEDYRFYAISAQYPEFSNKDKTLVFQFSVKHEQKLDCGGGYMKLLSGDVDQKKFGGDTPYSIMFGPDICGYSTKKVHAILTYNDTNHLIKKDVPCETDQLTHVYTFILRPDATYSILIDNVEKQTGSLYSDWDLLPPKTIKDPEAKKPEDWDDKEFIPDPEDKKPEGYDDIPKELPDPEAKKPEDWDDEEDGEWTPPTIANPDYKGPWKAKKIKNPNYKGKWKAPLIDNPDFKDDPDLYVFPNLKYVGIELWQVKSGTLFDNVLITDDPEYAKQLAEETWGKHKDVSFFYSLIFFGLRYAIERYDLLNEIVFLQVEKTAFEEAEKKREEEESKDDPVDSDADEEEEDADEAGNDSDAESKTEAGEDTKEEGVHDEL, from the exons ATGACGATGGCGTTTAGGGTGCGAAACCCTGACCTCCGCTTTCtcattcttctctctctcttgtccATCACTTCCGCCAAGGTCTTCTTCGAGGAGCGTTTCGATG ACGGATGGGGAAATCGTTGGGTTAAATCAGATTGGAAAAAAGATGAGAACCTGGCTGGGGAGTGGAACCACACCTCTGGCCAATGGAATGGAGACGCTAACGACAAAG GTATTCAAACCAGTGAGGATTACAGATTCTACGCTATTTCAGCTCAGTACCCTGAATTCAGCAACAAGGATAAGACACTAGTCTTCCAATTTTCTGTCAAGCATGAACAGAAGCTTGACTGCGGTGGTGGCTACATGAAGTTGCTCAGTGGTGATGTTGATCAGAAGAAATTTGGTGGGGATACTCCTTACAG TATTATGTTTGGCCCAGATATCTGTGGTTACAGTACAAAGAAAGTACACGCTATTCTTACCTACAATGACACAAACCACTTGATAAAGAAGGATGTTCCTTGTGAGACTGACCAACTTACTCATGTTTACACATTTATCCTCCGTCCGGATGCAACCTACAGCATCCTGATTGATAATGTGGAGAAGCAAACTGGTAGTCTCTACTCTGATTGGGATCTTCTCCCTCCAAAGACAATCAAAGATCCCGAGGCTAAAAAA CCAGAAGATTGGGATGACAAAGAATTTATTCCTGATCCCGAGGATAAGAAACCAGAG GGGTATGATGACATCCCAAAAGAGCTCCCAGATCCTGAAGCCAAGAAG CCTGAAGATTGGGATGATGAGGAAGATGGTGAGTGGACACCCCCTACCATTGCCAACCCTGATTACAAGGGCCCATGGAAGGCAAAG AAAATCAAGAACCCCAACTATAAAGGAAAATGGAAGGCACCATTGATTGATAACCCAG ATTTCAAGGATGACCCCGACCTATATGTTTTCCCCAACTTGAAGTACGTGGGCATTGAATTGTGGCAG GTGAAATCTGGTACTTTGTTTGACAATGTCTTAATTACTGATGATCCTGAATATGCCAAGCAACTGGCTGAAGAAACATGGGGCAAGCACAAGGATGTaagttttttctattcattGATCTTTTTTGGTCTAAGGTATGCTATTGAAAGGTATGATCTCCTTAATGAAATTGTGTTCTTGCAGGTTGAGAAGACAGCATTTGAAGAGGCTGAGAAGAAGAGGGAAGAGGAG GAATCAAAGGATGACCCAGTTGACTCTGAT GCtgatgaggaagaggaagatgctgATGAAGCTGGCAATGACTCCGATGCTGAATCAAAGACGGAAGCTGGGGAAGACACCAAGGAAGAGGGTGTACAT GATGAACTCTAG
- the LOC100811997 gene encoding calreticulin isoform X2 encodes MTMAFRVRNPDLRFLILLSLLSITSAKVFFEERFDDGWGNRWVKSDWKKDENLAGEWNHTSGQWNGDANDKGIQTSEDYRFYAISAQYPEFSNKDKTLVFQFSVKHEQKLDCGGGYMKLLSGDVDQKKFGGDTPYSIMFGPDICGYSTKKVHAILTYNDTNHLIKKDVPCETDQLTHVYTFILRPDATYSILIDNVEKQTGSLYSDWDLLPPKTIKDPEAKKPEDWDDKEFIPDPEDKKPEGYDDIPKELPDPEAKKPEDWDDEEDGEWTPPTIANPDYKGPWKAKKIKNPNYKGKWKAPLIDNPDFKDDPDLYVFPNLKYVGIELWQVKSGTLFDNVLITDDPEYAKQLAEETWGKHKDVEKTAFEEAEKKREEEESKDDPVDSDADEEEEDADEAGNDSDAESKTEAGEDTKEEGVHDEL; translated from the exons ATGACGATGGCGTTTAGGGTGCGAAACCCTGACCTCCGCTTTCtcattcttctctctctcttgtccATCACTTCCGCCAAGGTCTTCTTCGAGGAGCGTTTCGATG ACGGATGGGGAAATCGTTGGGTTAAATCAGATTGGAAAAAAGATGAGAACCTGGCTGGGGAGTGGAACCACACCTCTGGCCAATGGAATGGAGACGCTAACGACAAAG GTATTCAAACCAGTGAGGATTACAGATTCTACGCTATTTCAGCTCAGTACCCTGAATTCAGCAACAAGGATAAGACACTAGTCTTCCAATTTTCTGTCAAGCATGAACAGAAGCTTGACTGCGGTGGTGGCTACATGAAGTTGCTCAGTGGTGATGTTGATCAGAAGAAATTTGGTGGGGATACTCCTTACAG TATTATGTTTGGCCCAGATATCTGTGGTTACAGTACAAAGAAAGTACACGCTATTCTTACCTACAATGACACAAACCACTTGATAAAGAAGGATGTTCCTTGTGAGACTGACCAACTTACTCATGTTTACACATTTATCCTCCGTCCGGATGCAACCTACAGCATCCTGATTGATAATGTGGAGAAGCAAACTGGTAGTCTCTACTCTGATTGGGATCTTCTCCCTCCAAAGACAATCAAAGATCCCGAGGCTAAAAAA CCAGAAGATTGGGATGACAAAGAATTTATTCCTGATCCCGAGGATAAGAAACCAGAG GGGTATGATGACATCCCAAAAGAGCTCCCAGATCCTGAAGCCAAGAAG CCTGAAGATTGGGATGATGAGGAAGATGGTGAGTGGACACCCCCTACCATTGCCAACCCTGATTACAAGGGCCCATGGAAGGCAAAG AAAATCAAGAACCCCAACTATAAAGGAAAATGGAAGGCACCATTGATTGATAACCCAG ATTTCAAGGATGACCCCGACCTATATGTTTTCCCCAACTTGAAGTACGTGGGCATTGAATTGTGGCAG GTGAAATCTGGTACTTTGTTTGACAATGTCTTAATTACTGATGATCCTGAATATGCCAAGCAACTGGCTGAAGAAACATGGGGCAAGCACAAGGAT GTTGAGAAGACAGCATTTGAAGAGGCTGAGAAGAAGAGGGAAGAGGAG GAATCAAAGGATGACCCAGTTGACTCTGAT GCtgatgaggaagaggaagatgctgATGAAGCTGGCAATGACTCCGATGCTGAATCAAAGACGGAAGCTGGGGAAGACACCAAGGAAGAGGGTGTACAT GATGAACTCTAG